One stretch of Tenacibaculum sp. MAR_2010_89 DNA includes these proteins:
- a CDS encoding patatin-like phospholipase family protein: MELFKSIALCFSGGGYRAACFSLGTLSLLEKVGLLENVKAISTVSGGTITGVKYVQSQIEGKDFDAFLDDYYNWLDKDELASNAISHLRGPLVWNKPENKHKRKNPINAFSIEYNNFTNNTTLGQIQNLINEGGSKTHLERVIFNATDFDSTHQFRFQNIKGNQKRFGNGKAHSKYKHIIDDIKLGDVIAASTAFPGGFEPIGFPYDFTSKYNDLNEIGLMDGGIVDNQGTSVFVSEAQSNSDESYDLYFVSDVASPYPGKGFEFASKSKFSKYASLLSSAFTLLIVLMATVFFFIKKWLVWYTISVIFFAFLTFIHFLFFSLSKLMQNQTGIDQQLYLPPRRVGFYIINRAKSLMRMAGVIFLKNDRRQHATAIYSTFPNKVISSTVYELRCKDSSGNQTDKPERVRNWDKIVKYTGAISNEVIRNSIKSASFGTTLWFTKKEKKNKMLESLIASGEYTACYNLLAHIIIQYGSRSTSIPLFNELMVLWKEFQINPTFLIEERKARFNK, encoded by the coding sequence ATGGAACTTTTTAAATCGATTGCTTTATGTTTTTCTGGAGGTGGCTATAGGGCTGCTTGTTTTTCTTTAGGAACTCTTTCTCTTCTTGAAAAAGTTGGCTTGTTAGAAAATGTTAAAGCAATATCTACAGTATCTGGAGGTACTATTACTGGTGTAAAATATGTGCAATCTCAAATTGAAGGAAAAGATTTTGATGCTTTTTTAGATGATTATTATAATTGGCTTGATAAAGATGAGTTAGCAAGTAATGCTATAAGTCATTTACGAGGGCCTTTGGTGTGGAACAAACCAGAAAATAAGCATAAAAGGAAAAACCCTATTAATGCTTTTTCAATTGAATACAATAACTTTACGAATAACACTACATTAGGACAGATTCAAAATTTAATTAATGAGGGTGGTTCAAAGACTCATTTAGAAAGAGTGATTTTTAATGCCACAGATTTTGATAGTACTCACCAATTTAGATTTCAAAATATAAAAGGAAATCAAAAAAGGTTTGGAAATGGTAAAGCTCATAGTAAATACAAGCATATTATAGATGATATTAAGTTAGGTGATGTTATAGCAGCATCTACAGCTTTTCCTGGAGGTTTTGAACCTATTGGCTTTCCATATGATTTTACATCAAAATATAATGATCTAAATGAAATAGGGTTAATGGATGGTGGTATTGTTGACAATCAAGGTACTTCTGTTTTTGTTTCTGAAGCTCAAAGTAACAGTGATGAGAGTTATGATTTGTATTTTGTTAGTGATGTTGCTTCACCTTATCCAGGAAAAGGTTTTGAATTTGCGTCAAAAAGTAAGTTTAGTAAATATGCATCGTTACTATCTAGTGCATTTACATTATTAATTGTGCTAATGGCAACCGTTTTTTTCTTCATAAAAAAATGGTTAGTATGGTATACTATAAGTGTAATATTTTTTGCGTTTTTAACGTTTATACACTTTTTGTTTTTCTCGCTTTCTAAATTAATGCAAAATCAAACAGGAATAGATCAGCAATTATATTTGCCACCGAGAAGAGTTGGTTTTTATATTATTAACAGAGCAAAATCACTAATGCGAATGGCTGGTGTTATTTTTCTTAAAAATGACAGGCGACAGCATGCAACAGCTATATACAGTACTTTTCCTAATAAAGTAATTTCATCTACTGTATATGAATTAAGATGTAAAGATTCTTCAGGAAATCAAACAGATAAGCCTGAAAGGGTTAGGAATTGGGATAAAATAGTTAAGTATACTGGTGCTATAAGTAATGAAGTTATAAGAAACTCCATAAAAAGTGCTTCATTTGGTACCACGTTATGGTTTACTAAAAAAGAGAAAAAAAATAAGATGTTAGAAAGCTTAATAGCGAGCGGAGAATATACAGCATGTTATAATTTATTGGCACATATTATTATACAATATGGTAGTAGGTCAACTTCAATCCCCCTTTTTAATGAGTTAATGGTGCTTTGGAA